In the Brachyhypopomus gauderio isolate BG-103 unplaced genomic scaffold, BGAUD_0.2 sc50, whole genome shotgun sequence genome, GCATGAACAAACCGAACAAAAACCACTACTCAAAACTAGAACAAAGACTTGTAGCGTACAACTGAAAACATACACTCACGATTCACAAGCGACATCACAAGCtacaataacccacaaccacagagaccaaacacaggacttaaatacatcaactatacaagggacacaacaagacacacctgaaagtgataacgaggggcagagaacaaggcaggggtgtgaaaacagagacaactaggaaacgtcaaaataaaagacactcaaacacacagagaacaaaacaaaagacaagacTGACAGGGGGGAGGCAGGACCACATGACAGCCACACTCAGCACTCAAACACTcagcactcaaacacacagcactcaaacacacagcactcaaacactcagcactcaaacacacagcactcaaaacacacagcactcaaaacacacagcactcaaacacacagcactTAAACACTCAGCACTCAAACACTcggcactcaaacacacagcactcaaacacacagcactcaaacacacagcactTCATAAGCTCTGTTGTCACCATGTCTGCATGTGAATAAACAAAGCTGCTTCCTCACAGGAGTTTAGAAGGTTCAGAAATCTTGAAGGGAATCACTTTTTTactacacacgtgcacacacttacattcactttctctctatattacacacacacacacacacacacacacacacacacacacacacacacacacacacaaagtggagTGTTCCTCCCTTAAACAAGTTTCATTTGCTCCTATGTGTCCACAGGAGGCCTCAAAAATTGCAGACTTTGGGGTGAGGATCAACGCCCTCTGTCCCAGTTTCGTGCAGACAGCTCTTCTCGACTCCTTTAAATCAGAGGAGAAAACTGGACAATTTTTCATCTTGAAGGCTGCAGTCCAGTCTATGTTGGAAAAGTTCACCGTTCTGGAGTGAGTAAACAGGGTTTAGGTCCTTCTTGTAATACAAACAACAGAGAACATTGTTCAGCATCCTCTCACTGCTTTATAAACTCCTTCTTATGCGATGGGGATGAGGGACTGACTGGATCCTCTAAAGAATATTTACGCTGCTGTAATATAGATTCtgcttgtttctgtgtgtgtgagacagtttGGTATTTCTTAGCTTGTTTTGCCTGTGATTAAACATTGTGTCTCCTAACAGAGTGGAGGAAGTGGCTAAGGCGTTTCTACAGCTGGTGCAGGATGAGAGTCTGAATGGAGCCGTCCTCACGGTGGGACGTGATGGAGCTGCTCTTATGTCCTTCCCCACAGAGCTGCCGAGAACTCCAGTAGCACTGTAACACCTCACCCACACTTCAGTGTGCAGGAGTGAAGCTAGGCCTGACTAGCTACATGTGTTCCTGTGAACTGTTCATTAAAGATAAAATGTATCTCAATGTGTGCGAGTTTAATCATGAATCAGTAAATTCTTTTTTGCTGATGAAAGAAACGTGTCCATAATTGTTTATCAAATATCTGATTGCATTTAATAAACAAGTAGGAGATCCCTGGTATTCAGAAAGATGCTAGTTGCCTGTCCCTCCTGTGTACAGTACCTCTGTGTACTTGTGTTAGCATTCACATTTTAGCTGCCTGCTTGCAGCCTTCAACACTCAAAGGTTGATCTGTGTATTCTGACTTGTTGGTCTTGAACACACATGCATtaatacacaatacacacacacatacattaatATGGAGGAATTTTGTTCATCTGAACAGTTAGTGTGCACGGACAGCACATCCAGGGAGTCCAGACTCCATTACAACACTGTGTGATCTGGGTTTTATGAACTAGCTAGTTTAGTTTAGTGAGTAAATTCTTTGTTTGTAAATGTTAGTTCTTACTTTGAGAGCACATCAGATTAAAGAGATTGTGTCTGATGCAGAGGGATCAGCACAGACAATAATGTCAAAGTTCTTTGTTTACGTTTAAGCTGTGAATGTGTACAGTTAAGCAGCAACTCACTCACGTCTACTGGAAAACAAACTACTGGAAGCTTAAAGTTCAATGAAACAGCGGATGATGGTTGTGAAACAACTCTGAGTGACAGGTAGGCCCCGCCCTTCATCTGCCTACATTATGGCTTCCTTGGTTTGGCAGGTTAATGGCAGCCAGCCGAGAACCAGAGTTCTTAATGGAAAATGAAGTCGTTTGAGATTTTGGCCCTGGCACTATGTTGGTGGAGAAGTGTGAAGTTACATCGATTTACTGTGACCTGTAAGCACGCCTCTCTCTGTTCTGTTGTGTAAACATCGCCCCCTTGTGTTCATTTATTGGAGCagcaggttctctctctctacctgcaGATGTCTAGAGATTACCAGGGTACCTCATTATTTATCAAGAGATTATTTATCAAGATCTTTAACTCAGGACCGATCTGCTATGTTTCTTATGAAATaacttattatttattatttcttaTGAAATAATAGGGGTAAATATTTATTCTCTCTTACCCATACTGCATTGCATTACACGTTTTTATCAATGTTGCAGTATTGGGAACTATTGTGTTGGGAATCTGTCTTTGTCTGCAAAGCTATACAGAGTTGAACACTCATTTATGGGTTGAACTCCTCCCAAAACACCTCCAATAACTCCAATAACTCCTATAACTCCTCCCATGTGAGTGACTTTTGTAATACTGTCTTGCACAAGTGTTACACGATCCATTGAATTCTGGAAGAAGCACCCACTTCATGTATGTGTGatagaacaaatacaataggaaATTGTGCAGGATTTGAGATTTTGTTTTCCAATACGTAGGTATATCCTTTACTGTTTAAGATCTTTGTTGACAATGAGTTTGAAGGACAAAGTTGCCCTGGTGACTGGAGCAGCCCAAGGGTTGGGGAGAGGATTTGCTGAGATCCTTTTGAAAAACGGGGCGAAGGTATGAAACAACTCTGTAATGTTGTTGAACAAGTATGCTCAGGGACAGCTTTTTCCCAAGAGCCATCACTGCACTGAACAACATGtaaaaataacagcaacaataaTGTAAATTCTCAAACCCATGTGCAATATAACAGGTGTGCAATACTTTTCCATGTGCAATATTATGTAACATATACTGTAAATATCTTATGTGCAATATTCAACATTTATCACAGAAATAATCAACCAGAACTATTTTGTAAATGTGTCACTACTTTTAACTTGTCGTTTTATGtcattgtgtgtatttattcgTCCCAACAAGCACCTTGGAGTAGAATCATATTTAATTCTAATGcaattataatgacaataaaggtgaTTCTGATTGTGAAACCCCAGATGCGCCCCAACTCGTAACTCTCAGATATACTCTGTGTAGGTCGCTTTCCTGGACCTCAATGAAACACTGGGCAAAGATCTACAGGACCAATTTAATGAGATTTATGGATCAGACAGGACCCAGTTTTATCCAGGAGACGTCGCCTCACATCAACAGTTTAAAGGTTTGTTTATTCTTTCTTTGTCTGAATTTGGCAAATTTATAGTGTGACTGCAGGTAACAATCAATAGTGACAGGGACATGGAGATTGTGGAATTATGGAGAACAACTCTGACTGGTCACATGACTCTTGTATAAAGGAGGATGCCagtaaaacaaacataaaaactGATGGCCCTGCAAACATCGAACCAGACAAACACAGAGCACCATTTATCTGCACACCATCACTCTGTTAGTGTACAGCCCAGCAAAGTAACAGTACATAAGTTGGAAGAAACTCAGACTACAGAAATCTTAATGTTTTCCTCAGTATGTTGACAATGGTTCTGACCATCCTCACAAACTTATAATGTCTTTTTTAATGTTCACTTGTCTAGAGGAGTCCAGACTAAAAATGTGGTCATGTGACTTGAGTAACTCTCTTGTGAACacttgtgtggggtgtgtgagtgtagtatATCAGCCCGATCAGACAGAAACATATTTGACAATGATTCTACTGAATCTAGTAGAAACTTGGGCTGtaattgagcttattttgaaaAAAGCAGGTTAACAAGGTACTATTACTATTTTATAGTAACAAAAACAAGGTACTTTTATACTATTTTATGTACTATTACTTTTTATATAATTTCAATTCAAGCAAAGCAGAATTTGCCGTAAACTATATCTGATGAGTAAAGACACGGAGGAACTGTTGAAAATGTTGTGTAAACCACATGTAGCTTTTACCTACAGATAGTTTCAAACAATCATAAAAAGATTAATCTCTCTTTTGCTTTCTTCATTACAGATGTGTTCCAGAAAGTCCTCCACAAATTTGGCCGGATAGACATAGTCTGCAACAATGCAGGCATCCTGAATGAAAAGGACTGGGAGAAAACTGTGTCCATAAACTTAGTAAGAATTTGCTTTTGAATTTGACAGTGTAACTGAATTCTGATTCATATTGGACCTGTTTTAGGTTGCTGATTAAGCCTTGAAAAGGTTTTGAGCACACTCTAGTGGTTCAATCTGGTCATTACATTGAGGGCAGTGTGGAAACAGCAGGTGATGTTTGATGTACAGGGCTGTGtgctgagagtgagtgtgtaacaCTGCTGTGGTTTATAAcagagtggggtggtgagggggacCTACCTGGCTCTGGACCACATGAAGAAGCAGAGGGGCGGACAGGGAGGGGTCATCGTCAACGTAGCATCACTGGCAGGTACGGCAAGCAGGAAGATACATTATTCATTGTGTGAATCAGGAGCTGAAATTATTCAGGTATGATGGTGTAATATAGCATCAATCAGGAACCAAAAAAAAATTTGACTTGTAATTCATGTAGACTGAATTTTGAttagtttaaaatgtaattaatgCATTAAGTAATAGAGGTGAAAGCCACTCAATATGTCTCATGAAATGATTCCAATTTTGAACTTTTCATAAACCTTTGACAGGCGTTGTGATACATGTCACTACTTTGTTAGAGATGTCATATGTGCTACAGCTTTGTTACGCATCATGTATTGCTGCAGGTCTGATTCTACTGCCAGGAGGTCCTGTCTACACAGCCACCAAGCACGGTGTGGTAGGCTTCTCCCGGGCGCTAGCGGTACGTGCTCTCTGGTGTTTCTTCTTCTACCATATACAGCATGTAGTCCAGTGACCCTTCACAGCTCCTGAACACTTCCTGTGTTAGTGTGCTGCTCTTGTATGTACAGATATCTCAGCGCAGTGCTGCTTGACATTTAGTGTTAGGGACCACCGTGCTGATACGGCCTATCACGTACAACTGATAAATAAGCTGGAATTTTGAAATAATCCAAATGTACACAACTGGCTTCATATTCAAGGGAagaaagtgagtgtgtgatgactgGTAGTCTAAACTGATAGGTCATCATTCAGCTGTACGGGGTTCAGCCATCACTCCAGCTGAGGTGATCACAGGAGTTGGGAAACTCCTCAATGGAAGAGCCCTGTGATGGGCAAGTAAACACCTACAACACGAGATTAAAGGGTGTTTATTTCTGCTGTAAGGAGAATTACAGAGGAACCTATTAATATgagataagtataaggacttatAAGGACTGCTAGGGAGAGGTGTTTCTCAGGAGGATAGGGAGGGAACGTTAGGTCCAGAGGTGTTTTCTGGAGGGGTGGGTGTTATTGGGTAGATGTTGTTCAGGTCAGGGATTTCTACATATGCAGGTTAATGTTTACGGGGAAGGGCCATTAAGGGCCCCAGCTTAGAGAATCTTGATAATGTATGAAGCTTTTTCTGCACAATAATGGAACCATGTGTCTGTggtcacaaacaaaaacacccaCAGGAAGGGTTGATGTACCTTAACTCCTTATACTGATGTGTCCACAGGTGACCTCAGAAGTGGTTGATGCTGGGGTGAGGATCAACACCCTCTGTCCTGAATTTGTGCGGACgtctcttctggactcctttaAGTCAGAAGAGAAAGCTGGACCATTTACCAGCTTACAGGCTGTAGCACAGTCTCTGCTGGACAAATTCTCTATTATAGAGTAAGTGTGAAATATTGCCGATGCagatggtatatatatatatatatagtgccaAATGTATTGATCAGAATCActtccatggcaacaggtgtataaaattaagcacctggacatgcagactgtttttacaaacatttgtgagagaATGAGtctctctcaggagctcagtgaattccagcatggaactgtgataggatgccacctgtgcaagaaatacagtcatgaaatttcctcgttcctaaatattccacagtcaactgtcaactgtattataagaaaattggAAAATGTTTGGGAATGATAGCAACTCCATGTAAACTGTCGGAGTGGGGTCAGCAGATACTGAAGCCTCAgtaactacagacatccaaacttcttcttcttcatggaatgggtttccatggttgagcagctgcatccaagccatataTCACCAAGTGTgatgcaaagcgtcggatgcagtggtgtagaGCACGCCGTACCTCAATATGCACATATTTTAAAAAACGATTAAGAGGGATAAACATCAGGAATGGAGTTCAAAGGGATAAGACATGCGATCAAGTAGGACTGGATTATTTTTTCAAAAACCACAATTGTTGAAGGATGTTCTGGTACTGAAGGGACTGAGGTAACTGAGGGGATCAAACTGAGT is a window encoding:
- the LOC143487833 gene encoding 15-hydroxyprostaglandin dehydrogenase [NAD(+)]-like, with amino-acid sequence MLVEKCEVTSIYCDLSLLTMSLKDKVALVTGAAQGLGRGFAEILLKNGAKVAFLDLNETLGKDLQDQFNEIYGSDRTQFYPGDVASHQQFKDVFQKVLHKFGRIDIVCNNAGILNEKDWEKTVSINLSGVVRGTYLALDHMKKQRGGQGGVIVNVASLAGLILLPGGPVYTATKHGVVGFSRALAVTSEVVDAGVRINTLCPEFVRTSLLDSFKSEEKAGPFTSLQAVAQSLLDKFSIIEVEEVAKAFLLLVQDESLNGAVLTVGRDGAALMSFPTELQRTPVAL